A part of Deltaproteobacteria bacterium genomic DNA contains:
- a CDS encoding ACT domain-containing protein, which produces MKKIKLGGIIEHKDLSLISIENIPDRPGIAGLIFQTLSHRGINVEFIIHCLNRKGQSQVILCVSKLKGEAALAVLMEIRSRIGDPEMFINSDIALLSIFGPHFRERPGIAGTFFGALNFQGINIMAISTSISTCSCVIPAADLPIAVKAVGEAFEVPGGEE; this is translated from the coding sequence ATGAAAAAAATAAAACTGGGCGGAATCATCGAACATAAGGACCTGAGTCTGATCAGTATTGAGAATATTCCCGACCGTCCCGGCATCGCCGGTTTGATCTTTCAAACCTTGAGTCACCGGGGCATCAATGTGGAGTTTATTATCCATTGCCTGAACCGAAAGGGGCAGAGCCAGGTCATACTGTGCGTATCCAAATTAAAAGGCGAGGCGGCCTTGGCGGTCCTCATGGAAATCCGATCCCGAATCGGTGACCCGGAGATGTTCATTAATTCCGATATTGCACTCCTCTCCATTTTCGGTCCCCATTTCCGGGAGCGTCCCGGTATCGCCGGAACTTTTTTTGGGGCCCTGAATTTCCAAGGCATCAACATCATGGCCATCAGCACTTCCATCTCCACCTGCTCCTGTGTTATCCCTGCCGCTGATCTGCCGATTGCCGTCAAGG